In Pseudomonadales bacterium, the sequence CGCTGGCCTTCTGCACCGAGGAGGACATCGCCGCCTATGCGCGGCTGAAGGCGTTCCCGATCATTCCCTGCAACCTCTGCGGCTCGCAGCAGAATCTGCAACGGCAGAAGGTCAAGGAGATGCTGCAGCAGTGGGAGCGGCAGCAGCCGGGCCGGCTCGATGTGATCTTTGCCGCCATCCGCAACGTCGCCCCGTCGCAACTGGCCGATGTCAGGCTGTTCGATTTCGTCAACCTTACCGCCAGCGCTGCGCCGGCGGCCGCCGACGACGACGACCGGTTGCAGCTTCTGCAACTGTAGGGTTGCGACTCAGGCCGGCTCGCCGCCCTCGGTGTGGCGAACCAGACTGCTCACCAGCGGCTTCATGAAGAAGCGCGCCTCGGGCATGAAGTCGACCCGCACCCCCTGTTGATGCAGCAGATCGGCCATCACCGGCCCGATCGCTCCCACCTTGATTCGCTCCAGTCCAGCTGCCAACTGTGTACCGCGGTCGTGGCGCTGTGCCACCTCGACCAGGCGGCGATACTGCGGCTGGCTGGTGAACAGCAGCGCATCGACGCCACCCTGCGCCAGCGCGTCGATGAGTGTCACCACCTGCATCTCGTCGCTCTTTGGTGCATAGGCGTAGGGCGCCACCGTGACCGGCACGATGCCGCGTGCGGCCAGATGGTCGATCAGCGGTGGGTTGGGGTCGCTGCCATAGAGCTGCAGGGTGACCCGGCGCCCATGCAGGTCGAGCTGTTCGAGGGTCTCGATCACCCCCTGGGTGGTCGGCGCGCTGGCCTGATGCCGTGGCTTCAGCCCGAGCCTGCGCAGCTCGCGCACTGGCTTGGGGCCGCGGCAGAGGATCTCGGTGTCGGCCAGGGCGGCAATCAGTGCCGCCTCGCGCTGACTGCGCCCGGCCGCCGCCAGCAGGCGGCGCAACCCCTCGCCGGTGAACAGAATGAACAGGTCGAACTCGCCGGCGATCATCCGTCCGATCCACGCCTGCACCGCCGCTTCGTCCGGCGCATCGACGATCGCCACCAGCGGACAGCGCCATACCCGGCCACCACGCTCCTCGACCATCCGCGCCAGCAGGTCGAGTTCACGGCTCTCGGCAAGGGCGACGGTCAGGCCGCTCAGGCTGTTTGCATCGTTCATTTGCCCATGCTCCGCGGTTGGTTGGTGTGGTGGTGCATTTTCATGGGTGATCTGAACACAAAGTTGCGAAGCGGCCAATCTGGTCTAGGTTTATCCGTGAGTCCTGCAAAAAGCCATCAAGGCGGCCGCCAAGAGCGAAGGGAGTTCGGGCAAAGCAATAGACAGTTTTCAAGGAGATGTTTTCGATGGCGGAGAACCTGAAATCGAAGGAGCAGGCCAGATTTCTGCTGCCATGCCGCATGACGCCTGCGCTGTTGGGTCTGGCCGCCGCGCTCACGGTGTGGGCCGTGCATCCGGCCGACTCTTTGGCACTGCTTCCATCCACGCTGTTGCTCCTGGCTGGCTGTGTCGTGGGTGTACTGCTCGGTCGCCAGTACCGCAAAACCGTGGCGCCGCTGCAAGCCGATGCCGACGCCGAACCGACCGCCGTAAGCCGGACCGAAGAGCAGCAGCTCCAGTTCGAACGGTTCTGTGGCGATGCGTTGCCGATCTGGATGCGGCAGATCGACATGGCGCAGTCGCAGACCGAGCAGGCCATCACCGCGCTGTCGAGCCGTTTCGCCAATCTCTATGACCACATCAGTGGCGGTGTGGTGGCCTCGCAGGAAAATCAGGACAGCAGCCTCAACGCGCTGCTGCAACACAGCAGCGGCGAACTCCAGGTGGTGATGGACGCCCTGCACGCGGTGCTTCAAACCCAGAAAACCACCGCAGCCAGCATCCAGCAGCTTGCCGCCTTCACCGGTGAATTGCAGCAGATGACCGGTGAGGTGGGCAAGATTGCCACCCAGACCCAACTGCTGGCGCTCAACGCCTCGATCG encodes:
- a CDS encoding methyl-accepting chemotaxis protein produces the protein MFSMAENLKSKEQARFLLPCRMTPALLGLAAALTVWAVHPADSLALLPSTLLLLAGCVVGVLLGRQYRKTVAPLQADADAEPTAVSRTEEQQLQFERFCGDALPIWMRQIDMAQSQTEQAITALSSRFANLYDHISGGVVASQENQDSSLNALLQHSSGELQVVMDALHAVLQTQKTTAASIQQLAAFTGELQQMTGEVGKIATQTQLLALNASIEAARAGEAGRGFSVVADEVRKLSLRSGETVERINAKVAAVSGAIHHTLKLSETTSQQHADRVSSAETRIAGVLDRFEQTASTLLDSAQALQAQNRMIGDELSEVLVSLQFQDRVKQILGHVCDDLGALQQWLERDQGSREPLDARRWLEESSRRYTMVDQHQAHAGRAVAAPQSNEITFF
- a CDS encoding uroporphyrinogen-III synthase; the encoded protein is MNDANSLSGLTVALAESRELDLLARMVEERGGRVWRCPLVAIVDAPDEAAVQAWIGRMIAGEFDLFILFTGEGLRRLLAAAGRSQREAALIAALADTEILCRGPKPVRELRRLGLKPRHQASAPTTQGVIETLEQLDLHGRRVTLQLYGSDPNPPLIDHLAARGIVPVTVAPYAYAPKSDEMQVVTLIDALAQGGVDALLFTSQPQYRRLVEVAQRHDRGTQLAAGLERIKVGAIGPVMADLLHQQGVRVDFMPEARFFMKPLVSSLVRHTEGGEPA